From a single SAR202 cluster bacterium genomic region:
- a CDS encoding DMT family transporter, which yields MQTRAGSNRRLLWGAALAVLSAMCYGASQVIAKKGMKDYDVPPILFTSMGLFFGALVMMLISAKSMPKHAGEPRRYFGFMVLAGVTSGGAVTLLVSALSKAPVAVVTPVASLNPIFTLTMAHLFLQRLERVTLRVVLGTAMALSGVLMVILGSTLL from the coding sequence GTGCAGACTAGGGCCGGCTCGAATCGGCGGCTGTTGTGGGGAGCAGCGCTGGCGGTGCTTTCGGCTATGTGCTACGGCGCGAGCCAGGTCATCGCCAAGAAGGGAATGAAGGACTACGACGTGCCGCCGATACTGTTCACGTCTATGGGGCTGTTCTTTGGGGCGCTGGTGATGATGCTAATATCGGCGAAGTCGATGCCAAAGCATGCCGGGGAGCCGCGGCGGTATTTTGGGTTCATGGTGCTGGCAGGGGTGACATCAGGTGGGGCGGTGACGCTGCTGGTGTCGGCGTTAAGCAAGGCGCCGGTGGCAGTGGTGACGCCCGTGGCGTCGCTAAACCCGATTTTCACGCTGACCATGGCGCACTTATTCCTTCAGAGGCTGGAGCGTGTTACTCTGAGGGTTGTGCTGGGCACTGCCATGGCCCTGAGCGGAGTCCTTATGGTTATTCTGGGGAGCACTTTGCTATGA
- a CDS encoding DMT family transporter has protein sequence MALGILLAFLSLFGFSSSDIFARLGLQRLPPALGAFISVLTGFMVTSALALTLYFDDLTALDPRAFLWAFFYGVVTFALARLILYMALSIAGAARTSPIISISPIFATLMAMLFLDERPNWLMGLGILMSVSGMALIVSESRNRPSEELSAD, from the coding sequence ATGGCCCTGGGCATCCTACTAGCCTTTCTGTCCCTTTTCGGCTTCAGCTCGTCCGATATTTTCGCCCGTTTAGGACTGCAACGGCTGCCGCCGGCGCTGGGGGCGTTCATATCGGTGCTGACGGGGTTCATGGTTACATCGGCGCTGGCGTTGACACTATATTTTGACGATCTGACGGCGCTGGACCCCAGAGCGTTTTTGTGGGCCTTCTTTTATGGTGTAGTCACCTTTGCGCTGGCGCGGCTCATTTTATACATGGCGTTGAGCATCGCGGGGGCGGCGAGGACGTCGCCGATCATATCCATCAGCCCAATATTCGCGACGCTGATGGCGATGCTGTTCCTAGACGAGCGGCCCAACTGGCTAATGGGTCTGGGGATATTGATGTCGGTGTCAGGGATGGCGTTGATAGTCAGCGAGAGCCGAAATAGGCCGAGCGAGGAACTAAGTGCAGACTAG
- the purQ gene encoding phosphoribosylformylglycinamidine synthase subunit PurQ, which yields MRFGVVVFPGTWSDGDCYHAVKNVLGEEAKYLWHKDTDLSGYDCIILPGGFSYGDYLRCGAVARFSPIMESVGEFAGKGGLVIGICNGFQLLCEAGLLPGVLMRNVSLQFRCQSTDLRVENTNTPFTLDCEPGQVLHIPISHGEGNYYADPATLDQLEANSQVVFRYSTPKGEVTPEANPNGSARNIAGIVNKRGNVLGMMPHPERAVEELMGGSDGLYIFRSTVQSLVKR from the coding sequence ATGCGTTTTGGAGTTGTGGTCTTCCCCGGGACTTGGAGCGATGGTGACTGCTATCACGCCGTGAAGAATGTGCTGGGGGAAGAGGCCAAGTATCTGTGGCACAAGGATACGGACCTGTCGGGCTATGACTGTATTATTCTGCCTGGCGGGTTTTCTTATGGCGACTATTTGAGGTGCGGGGCGGTGGCGCGGTTCTCGCCGATTATGGAGTCGGTGGGGGAGTTTGCCGGGAAGGGCGGGCTGGTGATTGGGATATGCAATGGATTCCAATTGCTGTGCGAGGCTGGACTGCTGCCTGGAGTACTGATGCGAAACGTGAGCCTACAGTTCCGGTGCCAGTCGACGGACCTGCGGGTGGAAAACACGAATACGCCTTTCACTTTGGACTGCGAGCCGGGGCAGGTGCTGCACATACCCATATCCCATGGCGAGGGGAATTATTACGCGGACCCGGCCACGCTGGACCAGTTGGAGGCCAACAGCCAGGTGGTGTTCAGGTACTCCACGCCTAAAGGCGAGGTGACGCCAGAGGCCAACCCTAACGGGTCGGCGAGGAACATTGCGGGGATAGTGAACAAGCGGGGGAACGTGCTGGGGATGATGCCGCACCCGGAGAGGGCGGTAGAGGAGTTGATGGGCGGGTCGGACGGGTTGTATATCTTTCGTTCGACGGTCCAGAGCCTGGTAAAACGCTAA
- a CDS encoding DUF2283 domain-containing protein: MTKKLIEVWYDSEGDFLEVVLERHQGYFQETEDDRVMKKIDSKGRLLDFSTLGMINIKGLPLKVTLSEEKE; encoded by the coding sequence ATGACCAAAAAGCTGATAGAAGTGTGGTATGACTCTGAGGGAGACTTCTTAGAAGTCGTTCTTGAGCGACATCAGGGTTACTTTCAAGAGACCGAGGACGATAGGGTAATGAAGAAAATAGATTCAAAGGGCAGATTACTTGACTTCTCGACATTAGGAATGATCAATATTAAAGGTTTGCCGTTAAAGGTGACGTTGTCAGAGGAGAAAGAATAG
- a CDS encoding GatB/YqeY domain-containing protein produces MALKEKLQADQLEAMKKGDQLRLSVIRMLRSSINYEEIDKQKPLDDAGVHELVAKGIKQRREAIELYKQGKRQDLVDKEEKEAAILQEYLPQQMSRAEVESLARRVVSEVGAKGPADKGKVMGRLMPQTKGKAEGGVVNEVVTKMLEGMGG; encoded by the coding sequence ATGGCGCTTAAGGAGAAGCTGCAGGCTGACCAGCTGGAGGCGATGAAGAAGGGAGACCAGCTTCGCTTGTCAGTGATACGGATGCTGCGGAGTAGTATCAATTACGAGGAGATCGATAAGCAGAAGCCGCTGGATGACGCGGGCGTTCATGAACTAGTCGCCAAGGGCATTAAGCAGCGTCGCGAGGCGATTGAATTGTACAAGCAGGGCAAGCGGCAGGACCTGGTGGACAAGGAGGAGAAGGAGGCGGCTATCCTTCAGGAGTACCTGCCGCAGCAGATGAGCAGAGCGGAGGTGGAGTCGCTGGCGAGGAGGGTGGTGTCGGAGGTGGGGGCCAAGGGGCCGGCTGACAAGGGGAAGGTGATGGGGAGGCTGATGCCGCAGACCAAGGGAAAGGCCGAGGGTGGAGTGGTGAATGAGGTGGTGACAAAGATGCTGGAAGGGATGGGAGGATAG
- a CDS encoding 6,7-dimethyl-8-ribityllumazine synthase, with protein sequence MSKEIKGSLEGQGLRFAIVVSRFNDMVTHKLLDGAVKALRGLEVKEEDVTVCHVPGSLELGVAAKALAESKMYDAVICLGCVIRGETGHYEVVATQSTAAIARVAVDTGVPVITGVLTTENMKQAMDRAGGAMGNKGQEAAETAVEMANLMKQIRRK encoded by the coding sequence TTGTCCAAAGAGATTAAGGGTTCTTTAGAGGGACAGGGACTTAGGTTTGCCATTGTAGTTTCCCGTTTTAACGATATGGTGACGCACAAGCTCCTGGATGGGGCGGTGAAGGCCCTCAGGGGTCTTGAGGTCAAGGAAGAGGATGTGACGGTGTGCCATGTGCCAGGGTCGCTGGAGCTGGGGGTGGCGGCGAAAGCGCTGGCGGAGTCCAAGATGTACGATGCGGTGATATGCCTGGGCTGTGTTATTCGAGGGGAGACGGGACATTACGAGGTGGTGGCGACGCAGAGCACCGCGGCCATCGCGCGGGTGGCGGTGGACACAGGGGTGCCGGTTATCACGGGTGTGCTGACCACCGAGAATATGAAGCAGGCTATGGACAGGGCCGGGGGGGCTATGGGGAACAAGGGGCAGGAGGCGGCGGAGACAGCGGTGGAGATGGCGAATTTAATGAAGCAGATTCGGCGGAAATAA
- a CDS encoding CDP-alcohol phosphatidyltransferase family protein, with translation MAQRLREKLRASLKQWIEEPGAKALNAVGLTPNSITILGFLISAVGAALVGMGLLWQGGLVFLAGGALDLFDGALARMTGRVTTFGALLDSLFDRLGESALYLGLAVYGATDDPESRQLGVYMTLLILAFTSSQGVSYLRARGEALGLDMKGGLMTRPERVVILSAGLVIGEAEVLLALGLIAFFSTWTMLTRLLHIWRGIKTG, from the coding sequence ATGGCGCAGCGGCTGCGAGAAAAGCTTAGAGCTTCACTCAAGCAATGGATTGAGGAGCCCGGGGCAAAGGCGTTAAACGCCGTTGGTCTGACTCCTAATTCCATCACAATACTTGGCTTCCTGATATCGGCGGTGGGGGCGGCGCTGGTGGGGATGGGACTCTTGTGGCAGGGCGGGTTGGTGTTCCTAGCCGGAGGCGCGTTGGACTTGTTCGACGGGGCCTTGGCGAGGATGACGGGTAGGGTTACGACTTTTGGGGCGTTGCTGGACTCGCTGTTCGACCGGCTGGGCGAATCGGCGCTGTACCTGGGGCTGGCGGTTTATGGGGCCACGGACGACCCGGAGTCCAGGCAGCTAGGCGTGTATATGACGCTGCTTATACTGGCCTTCACGAGTTCGCAGGGCGTCAGCTATTTGAGGGCGAGGGGGGAGGCGCTGGGGCTGGACATGAAGGGCGGTCTGATGACGCGGCCCGAGCGGGTGGTGATACTTTCGGCGGGGCTGGTTATCGGTGAAGCAGAGGTGCTGTTGGCGCTGGGATTAATAGCGTTCTTTTCGACGTGGACGATGCTCACGCGGCTGCTGCATATATGGAGAGGAATAAAAACTGGATAA
- a CDS encoding glycosyltransferase family 4 protein, which yields MKVALVSPYDFTWPGGVTAHITQLSHQLQMMGHQVKVLAPFSPSRAQDLESNFVPMGRSVPIPSGGSIARISLSAWNYKKVRDLLAEEEFDVIHLHEPMAPYLPLAVLQCSRSVNIGTFHAFHGSGRWYGWSSPMLRHWFDRLDGCIAVSQAAKKHVARFFPRQYEIIPNGIDLSLFNPCVKPLPEFQDGKVNILFVGRMEKRKGLRYLLEAYGQLKWEFPNIRLIVVGPGDPDRNCYRIMAERSLKDLVMVGPARYSDLPRYYQTADIFCSPATGKESFGIVLLEAMALGKPIVATQIEGYSDILRNGHQALLARPKDSASLAEALAGLVKDTEMRAEMGRRGLEEVRQYSWERVAWRVVDYYESTMNRTYGAAAARKA from the coding sequence ATGAAGGTAGCCCTGGTGTCGCCATACGACTTCACCTGGCCTGGCGGTGTGACTGCGCACATTACGCAATTGAGCCATCAGCTTCAGATGATGGGCCACCAGGTAAAAGTCCTGGCGCCGTTTTCGCCATCGAGGGCGCAAGATTTGGAGTCTAACTTTGTGCCCATGGGGCGGTCTGTGCCCATTCCCAGCGGCGGCTCCATAGCGCGCATATCGCTTTCAGCGTGGAACTATAAGAAGGTGCGGGACTTGCTGGCCGAGGAAGAATTTGACGTAATCCACCTGCACGAGCCTATGGCCCCGTATCTGCCGCTGGCGGTGCTGCAATGCTCTAGATCAGTCAATATAGGGACATTCCACGCCTTTCACGGCAGCGGGCGGTGGTATGGCTGGAGCAGCCCAATGCTGCGCCACTGGTTTGACCGGCTGGACGGCTGCATTGCTGTGTCGCAGGCGGCGAAGAAACACGTGGCGCGATTTTTTCCACGGCAGTACGAAATCATACCCAACGGTATCGACCTGTCGCTTTTTAACCCTTGCGTTAAACCGCTGCCCGAGTTCCAGGACGGGAAAGTGAACATCTTGTTTGTGGGAAGGATGGAGAAGCGGAAGGGGCTTAGATACCTGCTGGAGGCATACGGCCAGCTTAAGTGGGAGTTTCCGAACATAAGGCTCATAGTTGTGGGGCCGGGAGACCCGGACAGGAATTGTTACAGGATTATGGCGGAGCGAAGTCTGAAGGACCTGGTGATGGTGGGGCCGGCTAGGTACTCTGATTTACCCAGGTACTACCAGACGGCAGATATTTTTTGTTCGCCGGCCACGGGGAAGGAGAGCTTTGGGATTGTGCTGCTGGAGGCGATGGCTTTAGGGAAGCCTATAGTAGCCACACAAATCGAGGGATATTCGGACATACTCAGGAACGGGCATCAGGCGCTGCTGGCGCGGCCAAAGGACAGCGCGTCGCTGGCGGAGGCGCTAGCGGGGCTGGTGAAGGATACTGAGATGAGGGCTGAGATGGGGCGAAGGGGGCTGGAAGAGGTGAGGCAGTATAGCTGGGAGCGCGTAGCGTGGCGAGTGGTGGACTATTATGAGTCGACGATGAACAGGACGTATGGCGCAGCGGCTGCGAGAAAAGCTTAG
- a CDS encoding inositol-3-phosphate synthase has translation MGKINVAIIGVGNCASSLVQGLHKYREVPEDGFVPGLMHPRIGDYEIGDIEVVAAFDIDVNKVGKDLSEAVFSKPNNTIKFADVPHTGVKVDRGMTHDGVGKYLADVVKKAPGSTADVVGILKERKVDVVINYLPVGSEEATKWYVEQVLAAGCGFINCIPVFIAREEYWQNRFKSKGLPVIGDDIKSQVGATITHRVLTRLFRDRGVILDRTYQLNFGGNTDFLNMLERERLVSKKISKTNSVTSQLDYDIGADNVHIGPSDYIPWLQDRKWCYIRMEGHNFGGAPINVEVKLEVWDSPNSAGVVVDAVRCIKLALDRGESGAIKGPSAYFMKSPPIQYSDDQARQMVEDFIEDKKG, from the coding sequence GTGGGAAAGATCAATGTAGCCATCATTGGCGTGGGCAACTGTGCCTCCTCACTGGTGCAGGGCCTTCATAAGTACCGTGAGGTGCCTGAGGATGGCTTTGTGCCCGGTCTGATGCACCCACGCATCGGCGATTACGAGATTGGGGATATTGAAGTGGTGGCGGCGTTTGATATTGACGTCAATAAGGTTGGGAAGGACCTGTCGGAGGCGGTGTTCAGCAAGCCAAACAACACGATAAAGTTTGCCGACGTGCCGCATACGGGGGTTAAGGTGGACCGGGGGATGACCCATGACGGCGTCGGCAAGTACCTGGCGGACGTAGTGAAGAAGGCGCCGGGATCTACAGCCGACGTAGTGGGAATATTGAAGGAGCGCAAGGTTGACGTCGTTATAAACTACCTGCCCGTCGGAAGCGAAGAGGCGACCAAGTGGTACGTGGAGCAGGTGCTGGCGGCTGGATGCGGGTTCATTAACTGCATACCAGTGTTCATCGCGCGGGAGGAGTACTGGCAGAACCGCTTCAAGTCCAAGGGACTGCCGGTAATTGGAGACGACATCAAGTCGCAGGTGGGAGCGACGATTACCCACCGAGTGCTGACCCGCCTTTTCCGGGATAGAGGCGTTATTTTAGACCGCACCTACCAGCTTAACTTTGGAGGAAACACAGACTTCCTCAACATGCTGGAGAGGGAGCGGCTGGTGTCCAAGAAGATATCGAAGACAAACTCGGTCACGTCCCAGTTGGACTACGACATCGGCGCGGACAACGTGCATATAGGGCCCAGCGACTACATACCCTGGCTGCAAGACCGGAAGTGGTGTTATATACGGATGGAGGGCCACAACTTCGGCGGCGCGCCCATAAACGTCGAAGTGAAGCTGGAAGTGTGGGACAGCCCCAATTCTGCGGGTGTGGTGGTAGATGCAGTGCGCTGCATAAAGCTGGCTCTGGACCGGGGCGAGAGCGGAGCGATTAAAGGGCCCAGCGCGTACTTCATGAAGTCGCCGCCTATCCAGTACAGCGACGATCAGGCGAGGCAGATGGTGGAAGACTTCATTGAAGATAAGAAGGGTTAA
- the lepB gene encoding signal peptidase I, protein MFDLAKEFLEALIMALVVFFFLQVSVQNFQLEGSSMYPTLESGEYVTVNKLAYLKVNMDKFSDIIPFWDASGQEEMTPFQKDGPQRGSIVVFSYPRDPARSFVKRVIGVPGDQVSIRDGYTYLNGKLLDEPYVAGTERARGEYMDFKTLGPDEFFVMGDNRTHSNDSRHWGPLGIDYIIGNKWVAYDLPLKIGFINQTEAPN, encoded by the coding sequence ATGTTCGACTTGGCCAAAGAATTTCTAGAAGCCCTTATTATGGCGCTGGTGGTGTTCTTCTTTCTCCAGGTCAGCGTTCAGAACTTTCAGTTGGAAGGTTCCAGCATGTACCCGACTTTGGAGTCGGGCGAGTATGTGACGGTGAACAAGCTGGCATATTTAAAAGTGAACATGGATAAGTTCTCCGACATTATTCCCTTTTGGGACGCGTCGGGACAGGAGGAGATGACGCCGTTTCAGAAGGATGGACCCCAACGGGGGAGTATTGTGGTGTTCAGTTACCCAAGGGACCCGGCACGGAGCTTTGTTAAGCGGGTTATAGGAGTGCCCGGGGACCAGGTTTCGATAAGGGACGGGTACACATATTTGAACGGTAAGCTGCTGGACGAGCCCTACGTAGCAGGAACGGAGCGGGCCCGGGGCGAGTATATGGATTTCAAGACGCTGGGACCTGATGAATTTTTTGTTATGGGGGACAATCGTACGCACAGCAACGATTCGCGGCACTGGGGACCACTGGGTATAGATTACATAATAGGAAACAAGTGGGTGGCGTATGACTTGCCGCTGAAGATAGGGTTTATTAATCAGACAGAGGCGCCGAATTAG
- a CDS encoding sigma-70 family RNA polymerase sigma factor, translating to MSINPITRINPPSTVDHPASHPLLPILDKLGKQYCFNCVVEEHQTRAYNLAVHMLGDWSQAEDATQEAFISAYRSFNNYRGVNLAAWLMRIVANYCRDMLRIRKSRPSQPLDVQINNPVDRDATETSSPENLALRSELRQAINKGLNTIHVDQRLALILVDIEGFSYDAAAEALDCNIGTIKSRLSRGRAALRNYLLNQGELLPHSLRQYK from the coding sequence ATGTCCATCAATCCCATCACTAGGATCAACCCCCCCTCCACCGTGGACCACCCTGCCTCTCACCCTCTTCTGCCCATCCTGGATAAACTGGGAAAGCAGTACTGTTTCAACTGCGTAGTGGAAGAGCATCAGACCAGGGCCTACAACCTTGCCGTTCACATGCTTGGCGACTGGTCCCAGGCTGAAGACGCAACCCAGGAAGCCTTCATCTCCGCCTACCGCTCCTTCAACAATTATCGAGGCGTAAACCTAGCCGCCTGGCTCATGCGCATCGTCGCCAACTATTGCCGCGATATGCTCCGCATCCGCAAGTCCCGGCCCTCCCAGCCCTTGGACGTCCAGATCAACAACCCGGTCGACCGCGACGCCACCGAAACCAGTTCCCCCGAGAACCTCGCCCTGCGCAGCGAGCTGCGGCAGGCCATCAACAAGGGCCTGAACACCATCCACGTCGACCAGCGCCTAGCCCTCATCCTAGTGGACATAGAAGGCTTCAGTTACGACGCGGCCGCCGAGGCCCTGGACTGCAATATCGGCACCATAAAGTCCCGCCTCAGCCGGGGCCGCGCCGCCCTAAGAAACTATTTGTTAAACCAGGGGGAACTTCTACCCCACTCTTTACGTCAATATAAGTAG
- a CDS encoding zf-HC2 domain-containing protein, translating into MRLFGHRHIAGQALTEYLDDCISPARRQKVETHLTACPRCRQELDSLRATVAGLRAMFQTQPRRSFILLNAPDMTPYAPRAKSRAPSWAVGLAASAAALALVAIISVDVLGGLSSGDRNTPVGTAALPEDNASSAENYRAIDGPKFAGNFAPGSSPSPSETSVPSKQKGAAPGVTEIITTGGIPDQPAPTEVASIPQAPDPIISADQVPAVIETPSLNESGGTSIYWRVLEVLLAAGAVVLGILFFQQLRRRPQIPL; encoded by the coding sequence ATGCGACTCTTTGGCCATCGACATATAGCTGGTCAGGCGCTCACCGAGTACCTGGACGATTGCATCTCTCCCGCCCGGCGGCAGAAGGTGGAAACCCACCTAACCGCCTGCCCGCGATGCCGCCAGGAGCTTGACTCCCTTCGCGCCACCGTTGCCGGTCTCCGCGCTATGTTCCAGACCCAGCCACGGCGCTCCTTCATTCTCCTCAATGCTCCTGACATGACACCCTACGCTCCCCGCGCTAAGTCCAGGGCGCCCTCTTGGGCCGTTGGCCTGGCCGCCTCTGCCGCCGCCCTCGCCCTGGTCGCCATTATATCCGTAGATGTTTTGGGCGGCCTGTCTTCGGGCGATCGTAACACCCCCGTGGGCACTGCGGCGCTTCCTGAGGACAATGCGTCCTCTGCGGAAAACTATCGCGCCATAGACGGCCCCAAGTTCGCCGGCAACTTCGCGCCTGGCTCCTCCCCCTCACCCTCCGAGACCAGCGTCCCCTCCAAGCAGAAAGGCGCAGCCCCTGGCGTGACCGAGATTATCACCACCGGAGGCATCCCGGACCAGCCCGCCCCTACCGAGGTCGCTAGCATTCCCCAAGCGCCTGATCCCATCATCAGTGCTGACCAGGTCCCCGCCGTCATAGAAACTCCGTCTCTTAACGAAAGCGGCGGCACCTCTATCTACTGGCGAGTCCTGGAAGTCCTTCTGGCCGCTGGTGCCGTCGTCCTAGGCATCCTTTTCTTTCAACAACTGCGACGCCGTCCCCAGATACCTTTATGA
- a CDS encoding cyclase family protein, translating into MSPKNATSQEIAQWHKTLSNWGRWGKEDQLGTINLVTPQKRLEATRLVKKGLTVSLARPIVAEPSIDAAVPPQLYMVESGEGMHDTPGKPESPSQGAMEYIGMVYHGMIVTHVDALCHMFADGKMYNGFPSHAIRTRTGASVESIDNLKDGVVTRGVLLDFPTLKGVPYMKPGEAIYPEDLDAAEKKFGVKVGPGDVLIIRSGNWERRKAEGPNRPMIDGGSGLQAACLPWLKQRDIAMLGGDLAQDVMPSGYKEYTLPVHRILLTAIGCWILDNCNLEDLARVCKQENRYEFMLVVNPLRLANGTGAPVNPIAIF; encoded by the coding sequence ATGTCACCCAAGAACGCAACATCTCAAGAAATCGCCCAGTGGCACAAGACCCTGAGCAACTGGGGCCGGTGGGGCAAGGAGGACCAGCTAGGAACTATTAACCTGGTCACGCCGCAGAAGCGGCTGGAGGCGACGCGATTGGTGAAGAAGGGGCTGACGGTGAGCCTGGCGCGGCCCATTGTGGCGGAGCCGTCGATTGACGCCGCGGTGCCGCCGCAGTTGTACATGGTGGAGAGCGGCGAGGGGATGCACGACACGCCGGGGAAGCCGGAGTCGCCGTCCCAGGGGGCTATGGAGTACATTGGCATGGTGTACCACGGGATGATAGTCACCCACGTGGACGCGCTATGCCACATGTTCGCGGATGGGAAGATGTACAACGGCTTCCCGTCGCACGCTATTCGGACCCGGACGGGGGCGTCGGTGGAGAGTATAGACAACCTGAAGGACGGAGTGGTGACTCGCGGCGTGCTGCTGGACTTCCCGACTTTAAAGGGCGTGCCGTACATGAAGCCCGGGGAAGCTATATATCCGGAAGACCTGGACGCGGCGGAGAAGAAGTTTGGTGTGAAGGTAGGGCCTGGGGATGTACTGATAATCCGGTCTGGGAACTGGGAGAGGCGGAAGGCGGAGGGGCCGAACCGGCCGATGATTGACGGAGGGTCGGGCTTGCAAGCGGCGTGCCTGCCCTGGCTGAAGCAGCGGGACATCGCCATGTTGGGAGGGGATCTGGCCCAAGATGTGATGCCCAGCGGGTATAAGGAGTACACGCTGCCGGTCCACCGCATCCTCTTAACGGCCATTGGGTGCTGGATTTTGGACAATTGCAATCTGGAGGACCTGGCGCGGGTGTGCAAGCAGGAAAATCGGTACGAGTTTATGCTGGTGGTGAACCCGCTGCGACTGGCCAACGGGACGGGCGCGCCGGTGAATCCGATAGCGATTTTCTAA
- a CDS encoding DUF541 domain-containing protein: MRTRPAFTYHLVLNPSLRLAPKRPHNLASNQGTFSKSTASYSLKRSRKPNIQPGGTAPMKPLKKPRLLLTLIAALGLLTLTIACGSASGGDNQTPTANNSANVSNVAGSVPQGGAGSVSELSAARSSSYVDSIPYGGYGSLQEGIHVTGAGTVTVQPDLAILNIGVSATADTVKEAMNKANTSLNAMLEALKKHGIESKDIQTTHFSVYPKYDSYETYSCPKDGQPAIAPDRSMPSDACHREWKQKLTGYQVTNQLTIKIRGDKEVGPVIDDMVAAGGDAAQVQGIHFTVDDTKALAAKAREAAVKAAMEQAQQFATLTGVGLGKLVYISQSGGEIPVSMASKDLAFAPGAEFAPTPIKTGEVEVTVTVQAVFAID, encoded by the coding sequence ATGCGAACGAGGCCGGCATTTACGTATCACCTGGTACTAAACCCATCCCTAAGACTAGCCCCAAAAAGACCCCATAATCTGGCAAGCAACCAGGGAACCTTTTCAAAAAGCACCGCGTCTTATTCATTGAAGAGGTCACGCAAACCAAACATCCAACCTGGAGGAACCGCCCCAATGAAACCCCTGAAGAAACCTAGGCTGCTCCTTACCTTAATTGCCGCCCTCGGACTTCTCACCCTCACCATCGCTTGTGGCAGCGCCAGCGGCGGCGACAACCAGACCCCTACCGCCAATAACTCGGCCAACGTATCTAACGTAGCCGGTAGCGTTCCCCAGGGCGGTGCCGGTTCCGTCTCCGAGCTCTCCGCAGCACGCAGCTCTTCTTACGTCGACTCCATACCCTACGGAGGCTACGGCAGCCTCCAGGAGGGCATCCACGTCACCGGCGCTGGGACCGTCACCGTCCAGCCCGACTTGGCCATCCTGAACATCGGCGTCAGCGCCACCGCCGACACCGTGAAGGAGGCTATGAACAAGGCCAACACCTCCCTCAACGCCATGCTGGAAGCCCTCAAGAAGCACGGCATCGAATCCAAAGATATCCAGACTACCCACTTCAGCGTCTATCCCAAGTATGATAGTTATGAGACCTATAGCTGCCCCAAGGATGGCCAGCCCGCCATTGCCCCTGACCGCTCCATGCCCTCCGACGCCTGCCACCGCGAGTGGAAGCAGAAGCTCACCGGCTATCAGGTCACAAACCAGCTAACCATCAAGATTCGAGGCGACAAAGAGGTCGGCCCCGTCATCGACGACATGGTCGCAGCCGGCGGCGACGCCGCCCAAGTCCAGGGTATCCACTTCACCGTCGATGACACCAAGGCCCTGGCCGCCAAGGCCCGAGAAGCCGCTGTCAAGGCCGCCATGGAGCAGGCCCAGCAGTTCGCCACGCTCACCGGTGTCGGCCTCGGCAAACTCGTCTACATATCCCAGTCCGGCGGCGAAATTCCCGTCAGTATGGCCTCCAAAGACCTGGCCTTCGCCCCCGGTGCCGAATTCGCTCCCACCCCCATCAAGACCGGCGAGGTGGAGGTCACCGTCACCGTCCAGGCCGTCTTCGCCATCGACTAG